The genomic stretch GCCGAGATGGCAACAACTGCCTTCACGGCAGCCAATCCGAGCGCTTCAGCAATTGCTTGGAAACCAATCTGGAAAACCATTGAAACAGTGGTGAATGAAACAGTGCCAACCAAAGTTGCAGAAACTTTGTGCTTGGTAATTATGGAAGTATTCAGAGATCCACATATCAATTTATCATGGTACAATCCATGCCAATTAGCATCAGATGGCTGAATATCAAAATATAGAGGGTAAGAGATAGGTTATCATGTCACAAGGAATTTTCCTTCAGTCAgttgagtaaaaaataaatacaagatCATTACCCCTCCTTTAGAAGAACTAGGTGAAACAAGGGGTATCAGTATGAGCAAAACCACCACCGCTAAATCCTGTACCAAACACGGATATTTTGAAAAATGTATGCATATAGTTAAAAGTAATAAAGACGACCCCAAAACTGACATCCCAGGAAGGAAGGGGGATGGAATAGAATATTATCAAATAGTGTGTGCACAGATAGCCAGATACCTGGAAAAGTAACACGGAGAATGTAGCTCGTCCATGGCGTGATGTGCTCTCACCGCGCTCTTGCAATACCTACAGACACCACACAGAGATTATACAGGGCTAATAAATATTTCTTTTGATTGCTTATGAACTTAAAGAAGAACAAGGAAAATTAAGCAAACTGAGAAAGTAAATATCGAATGCAGAAGTAAGAGAAAGATTTATATAAAAACCCCAAAGTCTCTGACTAACTGTTGAAAATGTTCACCTGAAGGACAACAGCAGTTGAGGATAATGCAAGGCCATTCCCGATGACAATTGCAGCAGGACCAGCCAGACCAGCGGTATGATGAGCAATTAGGCCAACAACTACAGCAGTCACCAGCAcctaaattttaacaaaaatcaGAAACATATATAAAGATCTTAAGCTTCATCCATGCTCATGACAAtgctttaaataaaatataaaataggatTATGCAGTTAGGTCACCTGAGCTGAGCCCAATCCAAACACATATTTCTTCATTGAGCTTAGTCTTTCAACAGAGAGCTGTCACAAAATAATAGTTTGAATGTAACAAAATGAGCATATAGCTAGAAGGTGAATTGTCCAATACAGACCAAATTAGACAAAGCTCTACCTCAAGGCCAATATTAAATAGCAAGAAGACAACCCCAAACTCAGCAATGGCCTTAGTTGCATGTACATTGCGAATAATAGAGAGACCATAAGGTCCAATTAAGATCCCAGCAGCCAAGTATCCAAGAACTGGACTACCTATATTTTCCAGCAGATAAGAGTATAAATCAGTAACTGCTAATATgacacaaaatcaaaataaaatctttCTGAAAGATATGTAGGGTATTTAGAGAACAATGTAAATAAAACCAAAGCTACTACAAGATCTGGCTGAATTATATGCTACCCATTAATATGAGCAACTCAAATAGAGAGAAAAGATACTATCAAGGAAACCACACACTGTAATAAAACAAGTTTTGTGTAAGATGGAATCAATTGATTACAAGTAGGTCAGAAGTACTTCAATGCTGCTAAGATCCGCTCACTTTTCAAAGAAATCTGGAAGTGCTGTTAAAAGAAACACTTGTTACTCATACCTCCAGGGATTTTCTGGAAAAGAGGCACAAATATGACACTTGCAAGCAGTAGCCACAACATGTCAAAGAGGGAAGCTTCTTCCTCGTTTATCTGGTAAatcaaagaaaaggaaaaaatgaaaGACCGGTTAGTTGAAAACTGACACGTGCCCATATCAAATTAGACCAAGTAGTATGAACTGGAGTCATGCCTCTTGATGGGGAATCATCTCCATTAATTTCTTCATTTTAGTTGGAAATTTCTTTATTTCTCGCACCAGAGGCTTTGCAGTAGTTGATACTTCATCAATCCCAGTAGTGATGATGTCTGGCTGTTGATATAACTGTTTAATCCTTTCACCTCGATTGACATAAATGATAGCTCTGCAATCAATTTCAGCAGCATTTGAAATATTAGCATCTTCTCTTACACATGGAAAGCTAAATAAGCAAATCTTGCATATTGGgtgaaatattttaaaattcattcATGAATTCAAAGTATCCATTCAAGTTGTTTTTCGGAGGTAGAAGGTACTAGAAATGTCCAGTATAATGTTAACCTTACCCTGCTCCTACAAGTAATGATCCAAAAACCAGCTTAGGCAATTGCTTCTTTGCAGACTCCACAAGGCCATGGAAAATGGAACCTGGTGTGAACTCTTCCTCATCTGCcgtagaagaaaaaaaagatgcAGAAAAGAATCGGGATGATTTCTTCAGTAATGCTTTTGGAGAACTTAAAGGAGAACTCTCCTTTGTGGATTCCTTCTGCATCTCCTGTACCTTACTTTGAATAGATTTTAACTTCTCTTTATCTGTTTCACTGTCCTTGAGGACCTCCACAGTCAACTTTCCATTCTCTTTGTCACTCTCATATGACAAACTTGACTCCTCTGAATGTCCATGTAACTCTGCAACCTCAACAACACCATCTGCTTTACTTCCTTGAGATACTTCTAAATTGTTGATTCCCTCTACAGTAGAGTCCGTATTTTCAATGTTAGACAGGGCAAGTTTTTTTTCTGCCCTCTGCAATGCAACCTCAGCATCATCAGCATGTTGCGAAGCCTCAAGTTCATTAGCTACAGCTTGCTCCGCTAAAAGCATAATGTTTGCCACATCTTCCTCTGCTTTAGAAGCCTTAATCTGTGCTTGCTCAGCGGCTACATTCAAGCGGTCTACTTCCTTTTGTAATTCTTCTTTTCTGCTTTGCACCCTTCTGAGCTCATCCTCACATTTCTCTAGATGATCTTGACATTTTTTTACATCCTCCTGAGAAGCCAAGAGTACTTCATCATCACTTGAATCATCCTTTTCAATATCGTCACCAGGATCACTTTCTTTAGAAGCATTTGAAGATctattcttttcttttgcaatcTTCAATGAGTCAATAGCCACATTGAGTCTTGCCTCCGCTGAAGAAAGAGCCAATGTTGCTTTCTGAACTTCTTCTTTGACAATAGTCTCTTCGTTTATGACATCTTCAATGTCACCAAGGGCCCTATTGACATCATCCCATGCATTTTTAGCTTCATCCTTAAGTGCTATAGCAGTTTCTGACAATGTCTGAGCTTTCTCCTCAAACATTGAACTGCTTAATCGTGCAACTTCTAAATCTTTCAGTGCCTTCAACAACGCTTCCTTTAGTTCATCCAAACTAGGAGCCTCGTCTCCTTCTTCCTCACCAATGTCCCCAGACACAATAGATTCAAGGCCGGCCTCTTCCTCACCAGTCTTAATGACCTCCGCATCTCTGCCATTTCCGTTTAGGTAAGCTACTGATTCACTTCCCTGACATCGTGACAGAATCACACGCTTTGAAATACTATTAAGATTTCTAGAGTTGTATAAGGCAGAACCACTA from Salvia splendens isolate huo1 chromosome 4, SspV2, whole genome shotgun sequence encodes the following:
- the LOC121798773 gene encoding K(+) efflux antiporter 2, chloroplastic-like, encoding MDAACSLSRSNVLCGGEVTGCRAPETLNLGTSFKYKRICSNFFGDSRLYSRTNSPKKLKKNCLRYVISASGRTLNDSSFWQWHNSSSGSALYNSRNLNSISKRVILSRCQGSESVAYLNGNGRDAEVIKTGEEEAGLESIVSGDIGEEEGDEAPSLDELKEALLKALKDLEVARLSSSMFEEKAQTLSETAIALKDEAKNAWDDVNRALGDIEDVINEETIVKEEVQKATLALSSAEARLNVAIDSLKIAKEKNRSSNASKESDPGDDIEKDDSSDDEVLLASQEDVKKCQDHLEKCEDELRRVQSRKEELQKEVDRLNVAAEQAQIKASKAEEDVANIMLLAEQAVANELEASQHADDAEVALQRAEKKLALSNIENTDSTVEGINNLEVSQGSKADGVVEVAELHGHSEESSLSYESDKENGKLTVEVLKDSETDKEKLKSIQSKVQEMQKESTKESSPLSSPKALLKKSSRFFSASFFSSTADEEEFTPGSIFHGLVESAKKQLPKLVFGSLLVGAGAIIYVNRGERIKQLYQQPDIITTGIDEVSTTAKPLVREIKKFPTKMKKLMEMIPHQEINEEEASLFDMLWLLLASVIFVPLFQKIPGGSPVLGYLAAGILIGPYGLSIIRNVHATKAIAEFGVVFLLFNIGLELSVERLSSMKKYVFGLGSAQVLVTAVVVGLIAHHTAGLAGPAAIVIGNGLALSSTAVVLQVLQERGESTSRHGRATFSVLLFQDLAVVVLLILIPLVSPSSSKGGIGFQAIAEALGLAAVKAVVAISAIIAGGRLLLRPIYKQIAENKNAEIFSACTLLVILGTSLLTARAGLSMALGAFLAGLLLAETEFSLQVESDIAPYRGLLLGLFFMTVGMSIDPKLLASNFPVITGTLALLIAGKTILVALVGKLFGVSIVSAIRVGLLLAPGGEFAFVAFGEAVNQGIMSSQMSSLLFLVVGISMAMTPWLAAGGQLIASRFELHDVRNLLPDESETDDLQDHIIICGFGRVGQIIAQLLSERLIPFVALDVRSDRVAVGRALDLPVYFGDAGSREVLHKVGAERACAAAITLDSPGANYRTVWALSKYFPNVKTFVRAHDVDHGLNLEKAGATAVVPETLEPSLQLAAAVLAQAKLPMSEIVTTINEFRSRHLSELTELSETSGSSLGYGFSQTMSKPKLQADAPDENQVAEGSLAI